In the Helianthus annuus cultivar XRQ/B chromosome 11, HanXRQr2.0-SUNRISE, whole genome shotgun sequence genome, one interval contains:
- the LOC110888641 gene encoding uncharacterized protein LOC110888641, translated as MASSGTGESDTTDPIPVVSDDRVSSEREVYTSDTISTDDDDFQPFALPDAVIEPADGPIAGDLPLVVIPAPIPLAMYPVIDMPLDVVADDDVDLFDEEPLEDDVEGEALIAADDLLLLADAPTEESPAHSPVPDSFDSVASAPSHAQGAQHYSHDSDPDRASSAAPAPALCFAIDHDIDEDSDPDEHAVDAQVDALHIADIPADPVIAPPFPDPVPLEPDHALFATHVDPSYAHTRNGWIDDDDEYPPFVVPVTPVPAPASAPFDAPLFPTHTADANRADLPITFLQEIPPPRPGEGSSRQPFGHAPFLTGGDQFAPQIPHHTAVPPVAPFTVPSFTPSSEPFLWTYRPSCHHLIPIILITWVIL; from the exons ATGGCTTCATCTGGCACAGGAGAGTCGGACACCACTGACCCTATACCCGTAGTATCGGACGACAGAGTGTCATCGGAGCGAGAGGTGTATACTTCGGACACCATCAGTACAGACGACGATGATTTCCAGCCGTTTGCACTACCCGATGCCGTGattgagcccgctgatggccccaTCGCTGGGGATTTGCCGCTTGtggtgatccctgctcccataccccTTGCCATGTACCCTGTTATCGATATGCCTCTTGACGTAGTCGCTGATGACGACGTCGATTTGTTTGACGAGGAGCCACTGGAGGATGAcgttgagggcgaggcccttataGCTGCCGACGATCTCTTGCTTCTCGCAGATGCTCCTACTGAGGAGTCACCTGcccattcacctgtcccagactctTTCGACTCTGTGGCATCGGCACCATCACACGCGCAGGGCGCGCAACACTACTCACATGATTCAGACCCCGATAGGGCGTCATCTGCTGCACCTGCCCCTGCCCTGTGTTTTGCTATTGATCATGACATTGATGAGGATTCCGACCCC gaTGAGCATGCTGTTGATGCTCAGGTTGATGCCCTTCACATTGCTGAtattcctgctgatcctgttattgcccCTCCTTTTCCTGACCCGGTGCCTCTAGAGCCCGACCATGCACTCTTTGCGACTCATGTTGACCCCAGTTATGCGCACACGCGAAATGGGTGGATAGATGACGATGATGAGTACCCGCCTTTTGTGGTGCCAGTTACACCTGTTCCAGCACCTGCTTCAGCTCCTTTTGATGCACCCTTGTTTCCCACACACACTGCTGATGCTAATCGCGCAGATCTGCCCATCACATTTCTCCAGGAGATCCCTCCGCCAcgtcctggagagggctcttctcGTCAGCCTTTCGGCCATGCACCTTTTCTGACTGGAGGAGATCAGTTTGCACCGCAGATCCCTCATCATACTGCTGTTCCCCCTGTTGCACCGTTTACTGTGCCATCTTTTACTCCATCCAGCGAGCCTTTTCTCTGGACCTACCGCCCATCATGCCACCATCTGATCCCTATCATCCTTATCACATGGGTTATTCTGTAG